One window of Syngnathus acus chromosome 16, fSynAcu1.2, whole genome shotgun sequence genomic DNA carries:
- the mal2 gene encoding protein MAL2 yields MSEPATNPAATTFSAPTISLPLGLEVLRTYSGALICLEIIFGGLVWILVASSNVPVPLLQGWVMFVSVTCFFLSSTYLLFLITGLADRISIDWNFSDVFYHFLALLFYFAAFVLEAATTAANGGAIITPLPNSTGTVMCIHYPRGNVFTLLTGNQYNINVVATIFAFVVTLCYSCSLVMAFKRWRI; encoded by the exons ATGTCGGAGCCAGCCACCAATCCAGCTGCCACCACCTTCTCAGCGCCCACAATTTCGTTACCTTTGGGACTGGAAGTGTTGAGGACTTATTCTGGGGCGCTTATCTGCTTAGAAATA ATATTTGGCGGCTTGGTATGGATCCTGGTAGCTTCCTCCAACGTGCCAGTCCCTCTGCTGCAGGGCTGGGTGATGTTTGTGTCTGTAACTTgcttcttcctctcctccacctACCTCCTTTTCCTCATCACCGGCCTGGCTGACCGCATAAGTATTGACTGGAACTTTTCG GATgttttttaccattttttaGCTTTGCTTTTCTATTTTGCCGCCTTTGTGCTGGAGGCGGCAACAACGGCAGCCAATGGAGGAGCCATCATCACACCACTGCCAAACAGTACAGGAACTGTAATGTGCATCCACTACCCTCGGGGAAATGTATTCACTCTGCTGACTGGCAACCAGTACAATATTAACGTGGTGGCCACA ATATTTGCATTTGTGGTGACGCTATGCTACAGCTGCAGTTTGGTGATGGCCTTCAAGAGGTGGAGGATTTAA
- the LOC119135973 gene encoding CD209 antigen-like, whose amino-acid sequence MRGPWQGLFIATLGGVTTRKASIQIGHMSVTFNRNLGVVTGDGWELMESKSNHGGRFSKPAWWIGGVAVCLGLLYLLLLVVIIAMVGQYIRPSPLTDAEHPPTALTTCQNVTSQYFQLQGRYNTLSESNKQLETKICSLTKEKGTVEGERDRLQNQRDALQNQRDVLESERNALHDERDGLKIERGTIRTELDTLHNEQEVLTNERDTFKVEHDVLKIEEEKLKHEVDTLKNDKETLEQERDTLQIEHEVLKSERDTLKIDKSSLHKEQEVLKNERDNLKNEKDILQKEQEALKRERDGLKHEKVTLQTERDGLRAERDNLTVERDQLKSVSSNLTNELEVLQSRFSKVVASRDGFKEEAHALNKDRTEKLCPTNWVKFKEKCYFISDKGDSNSWRSSRRKCQDRGGDLVIVTSKEEQDFIVTYYDRVWIGLSDLAHEGKWKWVNGDELNFDGFWQKGEPNDDSSSEDCVELSRSGQGWNDLPCSTELAWICEDE is encoded by the exons ATGCGTGGGCCTTGGCAAGGACTATTTATTGCAACACTTGGTGGGGTAACAACCAGGAAAGCATCAATACAAATCGGACACATGTCTGTGACATTTAACCGAAACTTAGGGGTGGTTACAGGAGATGGGTGGGAATTAATGGAATCGAAATCAAATCACGGAGGGAGATTTTCTAAACCAG CATGGTGGATTGGAGGTGTTGCAGTGTGTTTAGGATTGCTCTATCTTCTCCTGCTAGTTGTTATCATAGCCATGGTGGGCCAAT ACATCAGACCGAGCCCTCTGACAGACGCTGAACATCCGCCCACCGCACTCACCACCTGTCAAAATGTGACTTCACAATATTTCCAGTTGCAAGGCAGATACAACACCTTGTCAGAAAGCAATAAGCAATTAGAGACTAAGATCTGCTCTCTGACCAAAGAGAAGGGCACGGTCGAGGGGGAACGAGATCGCCTTCAAAATCAGCGAGACGCCCTTCAGAACCAACGAGACGTGCTAGAAAGCGAGCGAAACGCCCTCCACGATGAACGCGACGGCCTCAAAATTGAACGAGGTACTATCAGGACTGAGCTGGACACACTTCATAATGAGCAGGAGGTCCTCACAAATGAGCGAGACACCTTCAAAGTTGAGCATGACGTCCTCAAAATCGAAGAAGAAAAGCTCAAGCATGAGGTGGACACCCTAAAGAATGATAAAGAGACACTTGAACAGGAACGAGACACCCTTCAAATTGAGCATGAAGTTCTCAAAAGTGAGCGTGATACTCTCAAGATAGATAAAAGCTCTCTCCACAAGGAGCAAGAGGTTCTCAAAAATGAGCGAGACAACCTCAAGAATGAGAAAGACATCCTCCAAAAAGAACAAGAAGCTCTCAAACGTGAGAGAGATGGCCTCAAACATGAGAAAGTTACCCTTCAAACAGAGCGAGATGGCCTCAGGGCAGAGCGGGACAACCTCACAGTTGAGCGGGACCAACTGAAATCAGTGTCCAGCAACCTGACCAACGAGCTGGAGGTGCTGCAGAGCCGATTCAGCAAAGTAGTTGCAAGTCGAGACGGCTTTAAGGAGGAGGCTCATGCGTTGAATAAAGACAGAACAG AAAAACTGTGCCCAACAAATTGGGTTAAATTCAAGGAGAAATGCTATTTCATCTCGGACAAAGGCGACAGCAATTCATGGAGATCGAGCAGAAGAAAGTGTCAAGACCGAGGAGGTGACCTGGTCATTGTCACCTCAAAAGAAGAGCAGGATTTTATTGTTACATATTATGATCGAGTGTGGATCGGTCTGTCTGACTTGGCGCATGAGGGCAAGTGGAAGTGGGTGAATGGAGACGAACTGAACTTTGATGGATTTTGGCAGAAAGGGGAGCCGAATGATGATTCCAGTTCCGAGGACTGTGTGGAGTTGTCACGTTCAGGGCAGGGATGGAACGACTTACCCTGCAGCACTGAACTCGCTTGGATTTGTGAGGATGAATGA